A single Pseudochaenichthys georgianus chromosome 10, fPseGeo1.2, whole genome shotgun sequence DNA region contains:
- the LOC117453543 gene encoding transmembrane protein 182-like produces the protein MRVGPATLAGGIFGVVGTLCFFIAFTTDYWLVSSDNCGPHTWPTQTRLTTDANGTEIEIVEAVTVSPPPLTLHHEGFFWRCVFQVEPSASAHLAILFTNQPESKVCIHGYLFPLPVAVGQVPHPSYDATAVFRGFWTVLIIFGLVAALTGGFLLVCGIPFFSHKLYKVGGAFLIAAALLFLFLLLLYVLWMEVMDVKRYVLQERGETCPDAQVSVLYGLSFMMAAAGVPLVLVSGMVFMLVGRALRGSK, from the exons ATGAGGGTGGGACCTGCAACCTTGGCTGGGGGGATATTTGGGGTAGTGGGGACATTGTGTTTCTTCATTGCCTTCACTACGGACTACTGGCTGGTGTCCAGTGACAACTGTGGACCGCATACATGGCCGACACAAACAAGACTGACAACAGATGCCAATGGGACTGAG ATCGAGATAGTGGAGGCAGTCACTGtttctcctccacctctcactctGCACCACGAGGGCTTCTTCTGGCGGTGTGTGTTTCAGGTGGAGCCCTCGGCGAGCGCACACCTGGCCATTCTCTTCA CCAACCAGCCAGAATCCAAGGTGTGTATCCATGGTTACCTATTTCCCCTGCCTGTTGCAGTTGGACAGGTGCCTCATCCAAGTTATGATGCGACAGCAg TGTTTCGGGGTTTCTGGACCGTGCTGATAATCTTTGGCCTGGTCGCTGCTCTAACTGGAGGCTTCCTGTTGGTCTGCGGCATCCCCTTCTTCAGCCACAAACTCTACAAAGTGGGCGGTGCCTTCCTCATCGCTGCTG CCCTCTTGTTCctgttcctgctgctgctctACGTGCTGTGGATGGAGGTGATGGACGTGAAGCGCTAcgtcctgcaggagaggggggaGACGTGTCCCGATGCTCAGGTGTCTGTGCTCTACGGCCTGTCGTTCATGATGGCTGCCGCCGGCGTTCCTCTGGTGCTCGTCTCTGGGATGGTCTTCATGCTGGTGGGCCGTGCGCTGAGAGGCAGCAAGTGA